CAAAAGTCCGACGGAATAAATTGCAATTTTTTTTATTTTCATACTTTCACGACAAAAATCAAAACTCGGCAAATTGTTTGACGAATCGCAAATCGCCGCAGTGAATAAGGCGAATGTCGTCGATATGATAACGCATCATAACTAAACGGTCAAGTCCAAGCCCAAACGCAAAACCGTTGTATTTTTCCGTGTCGATTCCGCCGTATTTTAGAACATTGGGATGAACCATTCCACACGGAAGAAGTTCAAGCCATCCGGAATGCTTGCAAACCGAACAACCGTTCCCACCGCAATTCAGGCAGCGAATATCCAATTCAAATCCAGGTTCTACAAATGGGAAAAATCCAGGACGCAAGCGGACTTCTACCTCTTTTTTAAAAATTTCGGACAAAAGCGTTTTCATAAAATAAATCAAATTCGCTACACTTACGTTTTCCCCGACCATCATTCCTTCAAGTTGGTGAAACGCTATTTCGTGGGATGCGTCGGTCGCTTCGCATCTGAAAACTTTACCGGGGCCTACAAATTTAAATGGCGGTTTATGCGATTCCATTCCGCGGACCTGAATCGTAGAAGTGTGCGTACGAAGCAGATGTTTCATGTCTGAAAACCAAAACGTGTCTTGCATATCGCGCGCCGGATGGGTTGCCGGAATGTTCAGCGCTTCAAAATTATGATATTCGTCTTCAATGTGCGGTCCGTCTAGAATTTCAAAACCCATTGAT
The genomic region above belongs to Chitinispirillales bacterium and contains:
- the pheS gene encoding phenylalanine--tRNA ligase subunit alpha, with the protein product MLEKLEILKKEFDADLACAADKNAVLNVKSQYIGKTGKMNDVLSKMKDASIEIKKSVGAKSNEIKTEMSVKIDEKLAKIETDEINENLTKDWIDITLTDSKKDLGLVSAGYHPVSIVQREIEDIFISMGFEILDGPHIEDEYHNFEALNIPATHPARDMQDTFWFSDMKHLLRTHTSTIQVRGMESHKPPFKFVGPGKVFRCEATDASHEIAFHQLEGMMVGENVSVANLIYFMKTLLSEIFKKEVEVRLRPGFFPFVEPGFELDIRCLNCGGNGCSVCKHSGWLELLPCGMVHPNVLKYGGIDTEKYNGFAFGLGLDRLVMMRYHIDDIRLIHCGDLRFVKQFAEF